Proteins co-encoded in one Uloborus diversus isolate 005 chromosome 9, Udiv.v.3.1, whole genome shotgun sequence genomic window:
- the LOC129229244 gene encoding protein phosphatase 1D-like, producing the protein MTHIGLNLRVTGHCNQGGRKYMEDAFVVAYQQTEDQKDLEYAYFGIFDGHGGREAALFAKEHLMNNIVCQKSFWSDDDNQVLKAIRDGFLATHQAMWREVGKWPKTVSGLPSTSGTTSSIAFIRRRKLYIGHVGDSKIVLGFQLPGQSEWCSYALTKDHKPESPEERQRINKVGGLVLNKAGVERVVWNRPRPGHKGPVRRSTPFDQIPFLAVARSLGDLWSYNYLRHEFVVSPDPDVDVININPRMHRCVIFASDGLWNMLTTQCAVRIVQTADEENEKIILENGKTNGAGRQLNNPSKILVDAALRHWYELGMRADNTSVVTVMLDPPGPPKSEVLLRQRVMKRLRPRDDQIEEECDASDASAFDVSSPSGSREKRKISEEQTPLKERKRSSELTEPPAKERRLSTDSDDSIPRNLPKPVVLSPKRVEVKYKVVFNHADQASPAPESNVPKAPEKPQTYSKLTSADVNQPNADVLDVRAKKKGHDPPHDEDIIKTSETNSCGKDINSVTSGCSLDNKSSVSMSSSDGGEPSTSKTTSNENCNDKSYFQSDTSTICPRKGDSDSLLGSENSKENDRVHLCEVDNIFKLTNRTTYCFDSSDNVKQSPQKDESTVEPKMKNFRKSTLRRRNDSLFQKTMDVKKRTHSLRASNYSSCKTDSRRDFGLKTRAHGGLRKLKV; encoded by the exons ATGACACACATCGGCCTAAATTTACGTGTGACTGGACATTGTAATCAAGGGGGTCGCAAATATATGGAAGATGCTTTTGTTGTGGCCTATCAACAGACCGAAGACCAAAAAGATTTAGAATACGcatattttggaatttttgatgGTCACGGTGGCCGTGAAGCTGCTCTTTTCGCTAAAGAGCATTTAATGAATAATATTGTTTGTCAAAAATCTTTCTGGAGTGATGATGACAATCAGGTTTTAAAAGCCATTCGAGATGGCTTTTTAGCAACACATCAGGCTATGTGGAGAGAAGTCG GTAAATGGCCGAAAACTGTTAGCGGTTTGCCCAGTACATCTGGTACAACTTCCAGCATTGCATTCATTCGTCGTAGGAAACTCTACATTGGTCATGTTGGAGACTCGAAAATTGTCCTTGGTTTTCAGCTACCTG gcCAAAGTGAATGGTGTTCTTATGCTTTGACAAAGGATCATAAACCAGAAAGTCCTGAGGAGAGGCAAAGGATTAACAAAGTTGGTGGTCTTGTGCTTAACAAAGCAGGTGTGGAACGGGTGGTTTGGAATCGTCCTCGTCCCGGACATAAAGGACCAGTCAGAAGAAGCACACCATTTGATCAAATCCCATTCTTAGCTGTCGCAAGGTCATTAG GAGATTTGTGGAGTTATAACTACCTGCGACATGAGTTTGTTGTGAGCCCTGATCCTGATGTGGATGTGATCAATATAAATCCTCGTATGCATCGTTGTGTGATTTTTGCCTCAGATGGACTGTGGAACATGCTCACCACTCAGTGTGCAGTCAGAATAGTCCAGACTGCcgatgaagaaaatgaaaaaattatactgGAAAATGGAAAAACAAATGGTGCT GGGCGGCAGTTGAATAATCCATCCAAAATTCTGGTTGATGCTGCTCTCAGGCACTGGTACGAGCTTGGAATGCGAGCAGACAACACAAGTGTGGTTACTGTGATGTTAGATCCTCCAGGACCACCCAAAAGTGAAGTCCTCTTAAGACAGAGAGTAATGAAGAGACTACGGCCAAGAGACGACCAAATTGAAGAAG AATGTGATGCAAGTGATGCCAGTGCATTTGATGTGAGCTCTCCATCAGGTAGCAGAGAAAAGCGTAAGATTAGTGAAGAACAAACAcctctaaaagaaagaaaaaggtctTCTGAACTAACAGAACCTCCAGCCAAAGAAAGGAGACTTTCCACAGATTCAGACGATTCTATTCCAAGAAATTTACCAAAACCTGTTGTTTTGTCGCCAAAACGAGTTGAAGTGAAATATAAGGTTGTGTTTAATCATGCTGATCAAGCGTCCCCAGCACCCGAGTCAAATGTTCCTAAAGCTCCCGAGAAACCTCAGACATACAGTAAACTGACATCTGCAGATGTGAATCAACCCAATGCAGATGTTTTAGATGTTAGGGCAAAGAAAAAAGGGCATGACCCACCACATGATGAAGACATTATTAAAACGTCAGAAACAAATTCATGTGGTAAAGATATTAACTCTGTGACTTCTGGTTGCAGTCTTGATAACAAATCATCAGTTAGTATGTCTTCATCCGATGGGGGAGAGCCATCTACTTCAAAAACAACTTCAAATGAAAACTGCAACGACAAAAGTTACTTTCAATCAGATACATCTACGATTTGTCCCAGAAAGGGAGATTCAGATTCTCTGCTAGGTTCAGAAAACAGCAAAGAAAACGACAGAGTTCACTTGTGTGAAGTagacaatattttcaaactaacCAACAGGACTACATATTGCTTTGATTCCTCAGATAATGTAAAGCAGAGTCCGCAGAAAGATGAAAGTACTGTTGAACCAAAGATGAAAAACTTCAGAAAGAGTACGCTTAGGCGGAGGAATGATTCCTTGTTTCAAAAGACAATGGATGTAAAGAAAAGAACACATTCACTTAGAGCCAGTAATTATTCCTCCTGTAAAACTGATTCTCGTCGAGATTTTGGTCTTAAGACGCGTGCTCATGGAGGTCTTCGAAAATTAAAAGTGTAA